The genomic region CCGAACGGTGACGCCATGCCGGCTTGGCTTTCGGAACTCGTCTGGATCGTCGTACTCCTGGTGGTTGTCGGGCTGGTCATGGCCCGGCTGCCGAAGATCGAACTCGGCCACAGCCCGGCATTCATGGCGCGCCGACGCTGGAACTGGCTGCCGCTCGGCCTGACCTACGCCTTCCTGTACATGGGGCGCTACAACCTGACGGTCGCCAAGTCGGCCTTCGAGAACCTGCCGGCCATCGGCGGCGGCTCGATGATGGGCAACAACGCCTTCGGCCTGATCTTCGGCGTCGGCACCGTGGTCTACGGGTTCTCGTTCATCCTCAATGGGCCGCTCACCGACCGCCTCGGTGGCCGTTTCTCCATCCTGGCCGGCGCGATGGGCGCGGCCGTGGCCAACATCGCCATGGGCCTTGTCACCTGGTCGTTGCTGAAGGATGGGCCCGGCTCGGCGTACTTCGCCGCGCACTTCATCCCCGTGTTCGCCGTGCTCTACGCGGTCAACATGTACTTCCAGAGCTTCGGCGCCGTGGCCATCGTCAAGGTCAACGCGGCCTGGTTCCACGTGCGCGAGCGCGGCGTCTTCGGCGCCATCTTCGGCATCCTCATCTCGCTGGGCATCTACTTCGCCTACGACTGGGGCAACCTCATCCTCAAGCATGCCGGCCTGATCTGGGTCTTCTTCGTGCCGGCAATCATCCTGCTCGTGTTCTGGGTGATCGACCTGCTGCGCGTGCGGGACACTCCGGGCGAAGCGGGATTGACGAACATCCTGCTCGGCGATGCGACCGACGGCGAAACCGGGCCGCGGCTGCACCCGGGCCGCGTCTTCCTGATGATGCTGCGCAACCCGATCATCATGACGATCGCCGGGATCGAGTTCTGCAGCGGCTTCCTGCGCCAGGCGATCATGCAGTGGTTCAGGATCTTCGCGAAGCAGACCGACGGCGCGCTCGGGCTCAAGTCGAGCCTCGTCTACGAGCACTGGGGACTGCTGCTGTGCATTGCCGGCATTACCGGCGGCGTCCTGGCAGGGACCATTTCCGATCACCTGTTCCAGTCGCGTCGCGGGCCGGTGGCGGGCTTCCTGTACGGCCTGCTGCTGGTCGGCTCGGTGGCGATGATCTTCATCTACCCGACATCGTTCATCGGCTGGCTGGTGGTCCTGCTGTCAATGGCGGTCATCGGCGTCCACGGCATGCTTTCCGGCACCGCGAGCATGGACTTCGGCGGCGCCCGGAACGCGGGAGTGGCGGTCGGGCTGATCGATGGTTTCGTGTACCTGGGTACGGCCACCATGTCGTTCACCTACGCGCGGGTCCTGCCGCGCGAGCAGCTCGACGAGGCCGGGCGCATCGTGGGACCGGCCACCGACCCGG from bacterium harbors:
- a CDS encoding MFS transporter, producing the protein MPAWLSELVWIVVLLVVVGLVMARLPKIELGHSPAFMARRRWNWLPLGLTYAFLYMGRYNLTVAKSAFENLPAIGGGSMMGNNAFGLIFGVGTVVYGFSFILNGPLTDRLGGRFSILAGAMGAAVANIAMGLVTWSLLKDGPGSAYFAAHFIPVFAVLYAVNMYFQSFGAVAIVKVNAAWFHVRERGVFGAIFGILISLGIYFAYDWGNLILKHAGLIWVFFVPAIILLVFWVIDLLRVRDTPGEAGLTNILLGDATDGETGPRLHPGRVFLMMLRNPIIMTIAGIEFCSGFLRQAIMQWFRIFAKQTDGALGLKSSLVYEHWGLLLCIAGITGGVLAGTISDHLFQSRRGPVAGFLYGLLLVGSVAMIFIYPTSFIGWLVVLLSMAVIGVHGMLSGTASMDFGGARNAGVAVGLIDGFVYLGTATMSFTYARVLPREQLDEAGRIVGPATDPGNWLAWPLAMVPLAAIGFLLSLRVWNAKPKPGAGGH